A single genomic interval of Camelus ferus isolate YT-003-E chromosome 24, BCGSAC_Cfer_1.0, whole genome shotgun sequence harbors:
- the COLEC12 gene encoding collectin-12 isoform X1, translating to MKDDFAEEEEVHSFGYKRFGIQEGTQCTKCKNNWALKFSIILLYILCALLTITVAILGYKVVEKMDNVTGGMETSRQTYDDKLTAVESDLKKLGDQTGKKALSTNSELSTFRSDILDLRQQLREITEKTSKNKDTLEKLQASGDALVDQQSQLKETLENNSFLITTVNKTLQAYNGYVTDLQQDTSVLQGSLQTQMYSHSVVVMNLNNLNLTQVQQRDLITNLQRSVDDTSQAIQRIKNDFQNLQQVFLQAKKDTDWLKEKVQSLQTLAANNSALAKANNDTLEDMNGQLSSFAGQMDNITTASQANEQNLKDLQEVHRDAENRTAVKFSQLEERFQVFESDIVNIISNISYTAHHLRTLTSNLNEVRTTCTDTLTKHTDDLTSLNNTLANIRLDSVSLRMQQDMMRSRLDTEVANLSVIMEEMKLVDSKHGQLIKNFTILQGPPGPRGPKGDRGQQGPPGPTGNKGQKGEKGEPGPPGPAGERGPVGPVGPPGERGGKGSKGLQGPKGSRGSPGKPGPQGPSGDPGPPGPPGKDGLPGPQGPPGFQGLQGTVGEPGVPGPRGLPGLPGVPGMPGPKGPPGPPGPAGAAAPLALQSEPTAAPEANGCPPHWKNFTDKCYYFSVEKEIFEDAKLFCEERSSHLVFINSREEQQWIKKQMVGRDSHWIGLTDSEQENEWKWLDGTSPEYKNWKPGQPDNWGHGHGPGEDCAGLIYAGQWNDFQCEDVNNFICEKDRETVLSSAL from the exons TTGTAGAGAAAATGGACAATGTTACAGGTGGCATGGAGACATCTCGCCAAACCTATGATGACAAGCTCACAGCAGTGGAGAGCGACCTGAAAAAATTAG GGGACCAGACTGGGAAGAAAGCTCTAAGCACCAACTCAGAACTCTCCACCTTCAGATCAGACATTCTAGATCTTCGTCAGCAGCTTCGCGAGATTACAGAGAAGACCAGCAAGAACAAAGATACGCTGGAGAAGCTGCAGGCAAGTGGGGATGCACTGGTGGACCAGCAgagtcaactgaaagaaactttggagAATAACTCTTTCCTCATCACCACTGTAAACAAAACCCTCCAGGCGTATAACGGCTACGTCACGGACCTGCAGCAAGACACGAGCGTGCTGCAGGGCAGCCTGCAGACCCAGATGTATTCTCACAGCGTGGTCGTCATGAACCTCAACAACCTGAACCTGACCCAGGTACAGCAGAGGGACCTCATCACGAACCTGCAGCGCTCCGTGGACGACACGAGCCAGGCGATCCAGCGAATCAAGAACGACTTCCAAAACCTGCAGCAGGTTTTCCTTCAAGCCAAGAAGGACACGGATTGGCTGAAGGAGAAAGTGCAGAGCTTGCAGACGCTGGCTGCCAATAACTCTGCCTTGGCCAAAGCCAACAACGACACCCTGGAGGATATGAATGGCCAGCTCAGCTCATTCGCAGGGCAGATGGACAACATCACCACGGCCTCCCAAGCCAACGAGCAGAACCTGAAAGACCTGCAGGAGGTACACAGGGATGCGGAGAACAGAACGGCTGTCAAGTTCAGCCAGCTGGAGGAGCGCTTCCAGGTCTTCGAGTCGGATATTGTGAACATCATCAGCAACATTAGCTACACGGCCCACCACCTGCGGACGCTGACCAGCAACCTGAATGAAGTCAGGACCACGTGCACAGATACGCTGACCAAACACACGGATGATCTGACCTCCTTGAATAACACGCTGGCCAACATCCGTTTGGATTCTGTTTCTCTCAGGATGCAGCAAGATATGATGAGGTCAAGGTTAGACACTGAAGTGGCCAACTTGTCAGTGATTATGGAAGAAATGAAGCTGGTAGATTCCAAGCACGGTCAGCTCATCAAGAATTTTACAATACTACAAG gtcctcctggccccaggggTCCAAAAGGCGACCGAGGGCAGCAGGGCCCCCCAGGTCCCACTGGCAAcaagggacagaaaggagagaagggggagcCCGGGCCGCCGGGCCCCGCCGGTGAGAGGGGCCCAGTCGGGCCAGTTGGCCCCCCTGGAGAGCGCGGCGGCAAAGGCTCCAAGGGCTTGCAGGGCCCCAAAGGCTCCCGCGGGTCCCCCGGGAAGCCCGGCCCTCAGGGCCCCAGCGGGGACCCAGGCCCTCCGGGCCCACCGGGCAAGGATGGACTCCCGGGCCCCCAGGGCCCCCCTGGCTTCCAGGGACTGCAGGGCACCGTGGGGGAGCCTGGGGTGCCCGGGCCACGGGGGCTCCCGGGCTTGCCTGGGGTGCCAGGCATGCCGGGCCCCAAGGGGCCCCCGGGGCCCCCGGGCCCAGCGGGGGCGGCGGCGCCCCTGGCCCTGCAGAGCGAGCCCACCGCCGCGCCCGAGGCCAACG GCTGCCCGCCTCACTGGAAGAACTTCACGGACAAATGCTACTATTTTTCGGTTGAGAAAGAAATTTTTGAGGATGCAAAACTTTTCTGTGAAGAGAGGTCCTCACACCTTGTTTTCATAAACTCGAGAGAAGAACAG cAATGGATAAAAAAGCAGATGGTGGGGAGAGACAGCCACTGGATTGGCCTCACTGACTCAGAGCAGGAAAACGAATGGAAGTGGCTGGACGGGACGTCTCCAGAGTACAA aaattGGAAACCTGGACAGCCAGACAACTGGGGTCACGGCCACGGGCCAGGAGAAGACTGCGCTGGGCTGATTTATGCTGGGCAGTGGAACGATTTCCAGTGTGAAGATGTCAATAACTTCATTTGTGAAAAAGACAGGGAGACAG tTCTATCATCTGCATTATAA
- the COLEC12 gene encoding collectin-12 isoform X2 encodes MDNVTGGMETSRQTYDDKLTAVESDLKKLGDQTGKKALSTNSELSTFRSDILDLRQQLREITEKTSKNKDTLEKLQASGDALVDQQSQLKETLENNSFLITTVNKTLQAYNGYVTDLQQDTSVLQGSLQTQMYSHSVVVMNLNNLNLTQVQQRDLITNLQRSVDDTSQAIQRIKNDFQNLQQVFLQAKKDTDWLKEKVQSLQTLAANNSALAKANNDTLEDMNGQLSSFAGQMDNITTASQANEQNLKDLQEVHRDAENRTAVKFSQLEERFQVFESDIVNIISNISYTAHHLRTLTSNLNEVRTTCTDTLTKHTDDLTSLNNTLANIRLDSVSLRMQQDMMRSRLDTEVANLSVIMEEMKLVDSKHGQLIKNFTILQGPPGPRGPKGDRGQQGPPGPTGNKGQKGEKGEPGPPGPAGERGPVGPVGPPGERGGKGSKGLQGPKGSRGSPGKPGPQGPSGDPGPPGPPGKDGLPGPQGPPGFQGLQGTVGEPGVPGPRGLPGLPGVPGMPGPKGPPGPPGPAGAAAPLALQSEPTAAPEANGCPPHWKNFTDKCYYFSVEKEIFEDAKLFCEERSSHLVFINSREEQQWIKKQMVGRDSHWIGLTDSEQENEWKWLDGTSPEYKNWKPGQPDNWGHGHGPGEDCAGLIYAGQWNDFQCEDVNNFICEKDRETVLSSAL; translated from the exons ATGGACAATGTTACAGGTGGCATGGAGACATCTCGCCAAACCTATGATGACAAGCTCACAGCAGTGGAGAGCGACCTGAAAAAATTAG GGGACCAGACTGGGAAGAAAGCTCTAAGCACCAACTCAGAACTCTCCACCTTCAGATCAGACATTCTAGATCTTCGTCAGCAGCTTCGCGAGATTACAGAGAAGACCAGCAAGAACAAAGATACGCTGGAGAAGCTGCAGGCAAGTGGGGATGCACTGGTGGACCAGCAgagtcaactgaaagaaactttggagAATAACTCTTTCCTCATCACCACTGTAAACAAAACCCTCCAGGCGTATAACGGCTACGTCACGGACCTGCAGCAAGACACGAGCGTGCTGCAGGGCAGCCTGCAGACCCAGATGTATTCTCACAGCGTGGTCGTCATGAACCTCAACAACCTGAACCTGACCCAGGTACAGCAGAGGGACCTCATCACGAACCTGCAGCGCTCCGTGGACGACACGAGCCAGGCGATCCAGCGAATCAAGAACGACTTCCAAAACCTGCAGCAGGTTTTCCTTCAAGCCAAGAAGGACACGGATTGGCTGAAGGAGAAAGTGCAGAGCTTGCAGACGCTGGCTGCCAATAACTCTGCCTTGGCCAAAGCCAACAACGACACCCTGGAGGATATGAATGGCCAGCTCAGCTCATTCGCAGGGCAGATGGACAACATCACCACGGCCTCCCAAGCCAACGAGCAGAACCTGAAAGACCTGCAGGAGGTACACAGGGATGCGGAGAACAGAACGGCTGTCAAGTTCAGCCAGCTGGAGGAGCGCTTCCAGGTCTTCGAGTCGGATATTGTGAACATCATCAGCAACATTAGCTACACGGCCCACCACCTGCGGACGCTGACCAGCAACCTGAATGAAGTCAGGACCACGTGCACAGATACGCTGACCAAACACACGGATGATCTGACCTCCTTGAATAACACGCTGGCCAACATCCGTTTGGATTCTGTTTCTCTCAGGATGCAGCAAGATATGATGAGGTCAAGGTTAGACACTGAAGTGGCCAACTTGTCAGTGATTATGGAAGAAATGAAGCTGGTAGATTCCAAGCACGGTCAGCTCATCAAGAATTTTACAATACTACAAG gtcctcctggccccaggggTCCAAAAGGCGACCGAGGGCAGCAGGGCCCCCCAGGTCCCACTGGCAAcaagggacagaaaggagagaagggggagcCCGGGCCGCCGGGCCCCGCCGGTGAGAGGGGCCCAGTCGGGCCAGTTGGCCCCCCTGGAGAGCGCGGCGGCAAAGGCTCCAAGGGCTTGCAGGGCCCCAAAGGCTCCCGCGGGTCCCCCGGGAAGCCCGGCCCTCAGGGCCCCAGCGGGGACCCAGGCCCTCCGGGCCCACCGGGCAAGGATGGACTCCCGGGCCCCCAGGGCCCCCCTGGCTTCCAGGGACTGCAGGGCACCGTGGGGGAGCCTGGGGTGCCCGGGCCACGGGGGCTCCCGGGCTTGCCTGGGGTGCCAGGCATGCCGGGCCCCAAGGGGCCCCCGGGGCCCCCGGGCCCAGCGGGGGCGGCGGCGCCCCTGGCCCTGCAGAGCGAGCCCACCGCCGCGCCCGAGGCCAACG GCTGCCCGCCTCACTGGAAGAACTTCACGGACAAATGCTACTATTTTTCGGTTGAGAAAGAAATTTTTGAGGATGCAAAACTTTTCTGTGAAGAGAGGTCCTCACACCTTGTTTTCATAAACTCGAGAGAAGAACAG cAATGGATAAAAAAGCAGATGGTGGGGAGAGACAGCCACTGGATTGGCCTCACTGACTCAGAGCAGGAAAACGAATGGAAGTGGCTGGACGGGACGTCTCCAGAGTACAA aaattGGAAACCTGGACAGCCAGACAACTGGGGTCACGGCCACGGGCCAGGAGAAGACTGCGCTGGGCTGATTTATGCTGGGCAGTGGAACGATTTCCAGTGTGAAGATGTCAATAACTTCATTTGTGAAAAAGACAGGGAGACAG tTCTATCATCTGCATTATAA